TATTGGGAAGAATGGTGTGGAAACTATGCATGCTTTCTATGCCTCTGCAAAGTTCACACAGAGGAAACTAAAACCCTATCTTTGACCTCTCGTGTCACCACAACGAGATATGCTCTTATTTACATAGTCTGAATGTACACATCCATTTTGGCACCAACAGAGAAAATTACAAGCCTAGTACATTCCTTCCTCTTTCAAGGCTCAAAATACTAAATCTGAAAGGAAGAGGAGACTTACCAGGCATTTGTATAAGTTCTGAATATTTCCCCATGAATGGAGGTGCACAAATAACTTCCAGAAAGATTTAAGTCACCAAGGAGATTTGAAAGTTTTACCCTATGGATGGATCCCATACAaacactgtcgcagacatttttccacagaaatcctttctttcagatttctgtgtcttctggaaggcagaggccccagaagggaaggtaaacaattgttatcagctgctgtggaatgcaataggattcaccttgattggctcatttcctatgtttataattaagggccaatcaccagtgcaagctaggggactgagtccctggacacaactttgtttgggattctttctatctattcttagcttagctagtagctctgcaaacctctctctatattctatttagtatagtcataatgtattatatataatatcttaataaatatgccttctgatcaagatacaagattcaccatctctctatcaccagccgtgCCCACTCAGGCCCGGTAATAAAACACAGCCAACTAGGAAGCTTAGTTTCAGTGGCAAAAGGGGATGTGAGGGTGGTAGCAACAATGGGAACAATGGGCTGTTTTACAGTTTGGAAATTTGCCTGACTGTACTTTGGGCATGGATCCAAATGTTCTCGGTCTGAAAATAACCAGCCTTTCCACCACACCTCCTCCCCCTTGTTTTTCAAAGCCTGTGTTATGTGGTCTCTTGGCACTGTTCATTCCAGCCAATGGAATACATTTGGCTACATTTTGGCTTTTGAGCCAAAAGTGTAGTGATGGCTCCAGGCTGAGGGAGAACAAGGCTTGGGAATCTGCTGGGAGATGTGACCAGTGTGTACATTGAAGAGACAGGTCTTGCTTGCCCACTCAGGGAATTGCCAGTTGCTAGCATTGAGATCAGGAAGGATCCAGAGCAGACTGGCATCAGTCTATAGGATTTTTTGCCTTCCCCTGCAGCATCAAGCATGACCACTGTTCAGGGCTCTCCAGTCCCTTTCTTCCAGGCTGCTCATGCAGCTCAAAGATGGCctcttgtgccctgcagctgaaGGGGGAAGGCTTTTTCCCCCCATGGTGGGCTAGCAAGTGTCTctagcagattttttttcctttgtcagCAGCACTGAACACGGTCCCTTTCCAGGGCTCCTCCAGGCTGTTCTGCCTGCTGCCCTTGCACTTCCCAGGCACTACTGGTGTCCTGTCTCTCTCTGACTCTTCTGCCCACTGCAGGCTTGGAGCAagagtgagctctgctcttcaCATAGCTCCATTTTCCAAGGGGTTCTTGCTTCTGGTGAAAACGGCCTTGGAAGCCTTCCTTCCTTGCTTGGAAGGGTTTCTGGCTTGCTGCCCAATCCAGAGGCTTGGATGCCAAATGGCTTACTGCCATTTTCAGCTCTTCCAGAGGACAATACAAGTGTGGGGCAGGCACAAAAGCACATTCCACTCATCCTTGGCCAAGAAGCACAGTGGAGCATATTTTGGAAGGCAAAAAGTGTGTTTGTCTTCGATTTGCATCCAACTTTGGATAATATCCCATAGTACCACACACCTCTTTGCTTTATTCTTCTGCATGTGGTCAGTACCAATCCTCATTCTTTTCATTCCTCAGTCTTCAGGAAACAGGGACTTGACCTGTATTCCCGCTGTTGCTCTTTGTGCCTCTGTAGCTTTTCTTTGCTAGACTGCAGGGCTATTTTTTCAATTTAAAGTGAAGAATGCACCAGCCTGGCTATGTGTGCATTGTGTTAATGCTTGCAAGCATCAGCTATGAAACAGattccaaaaaataaaataaaattacataaCAAAAATtcagatataaaaataaaataccatTCCCTTTGTAATCTTTCAGATTCGTGTCCTTGAACATGTTTTTGAAGATGAAAAAGCCTTGGTATTTCAGGAAAACAACAGTCTCATCGTTGTTTGACTCATGGTGAGCATagggaatagaatagaatagaatagaatagaatagaatagaatagaatagaatagaatagaatagaatagaatagaatagaatagaatagaatagaatagaatagaatagaatagaatagagcaGGACAGAATAGTTCTGCTCTGTTATGCCCAGAGTTTTGTGTGCCAAGCTATGACCCACACCTGAGTGTTCTATCCAGGAAAGCAGCTCTCTTTGCAGTGTCAGACACCTACAGCATCACTCAGGCTGAGCTGGAACATGCCGctggagccctgggcaggagtGGGGGGTGGAAAGGGGAGAGCAGCCTATAAGCACAGCCAGAGCCCTGGCAGAAGATCTGCACTGACCATGTGCTCTCCTGTAGACATTGATGGTTGGCCACTTTGGAGACTTTGGCGAGTTTCTCAGATGGAACACTGTTGTTCTCTGTGTCTTGTGTTTGAACAggtttttccaagagaaatgactCAGATATTTCTACAGCTGAGtacaaggagaaaaagaaaatccacAGGGAAATAAACATGTATTGCTCATATCAAACAATTTGTAACCATTTAGTCTGAAGCACCTCCTGATCCTGACTGAGGGATTGATCTCAAAGCCTAGATCATTGATCTAAGTGTCAGAGATGTGGTCGTTTGCCATCCTGTGGAAGCCCAGCTAAACTGGATAAACacaaaagactttaaaaaaaaatacagttttcatGTGCTTTTTGCAAATGTGTTCGGGTGATCAAATGCTCTTGAAGTGATCCACAGCTTTCACCCCCATGAAAAGGTGCATGCCTCCTTCCTACAAAGTGACAGACCCAATGCCCAGGCTGGGACACAACTGCCTATTCCATCCCCTCTTCTAGTGTAGGGCTGGGAAGAAATGTCATTAAAGATACCCTGAGCATCTAGTGGtaaggaaaggaggaggaagcAACAAGAGCcgaatcaaatcaaatcaaattggACAAAACTGAATTGAATCAAATAGCTGAGTTGTAAGGGATGATCATTGAGTCCATCTGCCTGACTACTTCAGGGTTGACCAAAATAAAAAGCATGGTATTAAGGGCCTTGTCCAAATGTCTTTAAACAGTCACGGGCTTGAGAGATTGACCACGTCTCTCAGGAGCCTATTCCAGGGTTTGCTCATCCTCTGGATCAAGAAATGCTTCCTCATGTCAAGTCTGAACCTCCTCTGAGGGGCACAGCTTTGAGCCATTCCCACATGacctggcactgggtgccagggaaaAGAGGGACCTTTTCTCCTTCCTTGACTCAGAAAGCTGTACAGACCAGCGAGGTTGCCCCTCTGCCTCCTTCTCTCCAAACAAGAAAACCCCAgtgccctgagctgctcctcacaggacaccCTGCCAGGCCCTTCCACAGCTTTGCTGCCTTCCTCTGGATTCATTCCGGGACCTTCACATCCTTTTGAAATTGTAGGGCCCAAAAGCACACACAACACTCAGGGTGAGGCCACCCCAACGCCAAGTGCAGCAGGATAATCCCTTCTCTGAAGTGGCTGGTGAAGCTGTCCTTGATCCATGCCAGGACATGGTTTGCcccctgggctgcctgggcacacaCGGATGACTCTGCTGAGCCTCCTGCcagccagcacccccagacccttcctgcagggctgctctccagccactcctcATCCCATTTAGACTTTTGCCTGCCATTACTCCTTCCTATGTGTAAAACCTGGCAGTTATCCTTGTTCCATTTCATGTCACTGATGTTTGCTCAAATACTGCAGGCTACCCGGATCCCTCTGCAAGGCCTTTTGTCCCTTGGGAATGCCAACAGTACCTCCCAGTTTGGAATCATCAGCAAACTTGCTCATGGTGCATTCAATTTCTGCATCCAGATCCCCAAGAAATATATTGAACAGAACCAGCCCTGAGGAACACCACTGGTGACCAGTCACCAGCCAGACGTCCTTCGGCCACATCTTCACCCAGTGCACCATGAACTCACTCATCCCACAGCTGGAAAATATGTCCCAAAGGATGCTGTGAGGTACAGTACCAAGAGCCTtacaaaaacccagaaaaacacatcCACTGCATTCCCTTCATCTGCTGGGCAAGTGACCTTATTACAGGACAGTAAATTATTTAAactggactttttttttaatgcaactgCATTGACTATGACTGATGATTGCAGTGTTCTTTaagtgtagtgataggacaagtcttaagttttaaatgaaaagagagtagatttagattagatacgaggaagaaattgttctctcagggtggtgaggcactggcacaggttgtccagagaagcttgTCcaagatgccccattcctggaagtgttcaaggtcaggtaggacggggctctgagcaacctggtccagcgAAAGATGTCCCGGCCCAGGCAAGGGGCTTGGGTctacatgatctttaaggtctattccaacccaaaccattctgtggttctgctgTATTGTAGGGCAACCTCCCTCCCCGTGTCGATTTTCTTTACCTCCCCATTAACTACTGGAATtaaattttctgtatttctgGCAGAATTCTCTTTTACTACCTTGTTCATTGTAATTTCTTTGAAGCTTGCAGCCTTCTGACTTTATGCACTCTTGCTATTATTTTTTAAGTGCTTTCAGTCAGAAAGTTTTATTCTCTTTTTATATGATTCCCTATTCATTTTCAGATCTCAATTTCTGGAACATTCTTCCCCGCTGCTCTTTCTCTGCTTTTCAAGTTGTTAATACATTTTCTAAGTCACAATGTTTTGCCAGATTTTACCCAATGGATGAGCagttctcaattttttttctgatgcaGTTCCCCTTGCACAActataaatttattttctttcagggTTGTAACTTTATTGGCCATCACTGGGATGGCCAATAGGTTTTTCATAGAAAGTGTTCCCCCATTAGATTGGTCCTCTAGAGAAGACCCTGTCCTCGTCTCTGTGTGATGAAGCTGAACACTACTGTCATTATTTTGCTTCCCTCTTCCTTCCTTCTATCAGAATAACAAGGACCATCACTTAGTGGTAACTTTTATACAGGTcactaaaaaaaataataaaagaaatattgCAATATAGAAACCATAATTTTATTGGAAATAAATCAACATTACTGCAAGAAGTTTTAACTCAGTGCTCTAATAGGTATATTTTATCATTGTTACAAAACTGCTTTCTGGTTCAAAGTCCCTCAACTGCAGCAGCTTAAAAGCTGCCTAACAGCATGTCAGTAATGGCAGTTTTTCTTACATACTTTGTGCTAGCAAACCGGCTCACATGTGGCAAATCTATTCGTTTGAATGAGGAAGTGGTAAACATGTACAAAATGAATCTTTCAGTAGCTATGGCAGTCTTTTTTGTTTGTGCTTGGCAGCCTTCATTTAGAAGAGAGTGGCTTTTTCACTTCATTTCCTTTTACCAGTAGGCTGACTTAAAGTTTTGTCATCATCTACATCCAGTTCATTTACCTCTTCCCGTAATTCATCCTGCAGCTCATAGTCTGAGGCTGATTCAGTGTTATCATCCCAGTAATCAGCTTCATATCTGTCCAGTAAGTGTTTCTGGGGCATAATGTCATCATCGTCAGGAGGATtccttgcttttttctttttcattttcttttgaatcttagaaagctgctgctgctgcttctctgtcCAGACAAAGCTTTGTGTATGTCCTGACACTTTCATTTTTTTATAGTCCATTATCTGTTTATTCAGCAGTTCATGATCAACACCAAACAGATTAGGCCGCACGGATGAATCTGAAGATTGAGTTGTTGAAGGGAAGAGTTTACTGTGGGAAAGAAAACAAGTATTGGCTTGGGTTTTCCTCCacatatatttctatttttgaCAACTTGAGTAACACAGAAATAAACTGGACTTTTCAGTTTAACTTTATTAacaccctgtgtcccctgtgttaTGAAGGAAGAGATACCACCATATCATGTATCCAAGGATAGGTTGTGTCAACAGATTTAATGGGAGAAAGCCAATAAAGCAACAAGATGGCAGATGAAACTGCCAGTCTCTGAGAAAAAAATGTACCTAGGTGAGCATTGTACCTGGGAGACCCAAGGAGCTCAAGACTTCTCCCAGCTCTTCCAAGAAGTGAGAAGCAGCAGCCTCTGTCTAAAACACATCAGAGCGATGTGACACCTTAGGCTGGACTTGACTATTTCCCCAAGACACAGAGGAAGATTTCCCTTTGGGAAATCTGTCACAGGAATGACTTCCCACAGGAAGCGATTTCTGAATCACACCTGATGGACCATCCTGTGAGATGCTGAGGCACAGAAGGCATTTCTACCAACAGACTACAGCACACAGGTGCAAAGGCTGTTGGCTTTGAGAGCATCCAGTGCACAGAACCACTATTCCAATAGGTTGTTCAGCCCTATCTCTCAATGGTTAAAAATCCCTCACAGAAGAATGTTAAATCAATTTAGGGAGATTTATCAGTAAACTTGCAATCCATATATAATAAACCAAACTTGTATCAGAACAAAGTGGACAAGTAGAGCAGTACTGGTAAATGCCATTTTCATCCTCATGAGACAATTGCCAGCAAAAACAAACATTACTGCTGTAGAGCATTTTTAAAATGTTGATTATCATCAACACATCAAGGCTTGAAATCTCAGAAGTTCTACATATATTTTGCTCATAAAAGCAAGATATTAATACCAGAACAAGTATCAGGTCTGCGAGTAACAATGTACAGATCTAATTAAAATATGTCAAATAATACCCAATTTAAGTTGACCAGCAGAGATGAAAACAGACACTCGTACAATTCTGAACCAAAAAGACCCACCTTAAATCATTTTGAGATGATTCTTCTTCTTCTGGAGGTCCAAAATCAGCAATTGCCAGTAAGTCCTCCACCTGTAAACACATGAAGGCCACACATATTTAAATCTACTTCATTTAAATCTACACTGTTTAAATCTACTTTGTTCCCATCTACATAAGAAACAGGCAAGTATCCAACAAACAATTCTATGTTTGGACTATTTAGCAAAATcactttaaaacagctttttccttcttttacatgGAATTGCTTATACTTCTTTCCTGGGATGTTTTTGTCAAATAGTGGATCCAGAGACTCCTACAAAGGTTTTTGCCTTATATGCATTAATCCCTTGGCTAGGGATTGTTTGACATATACCTTTTTTGGTTAATTTCTTCTTACCTCAGTCTTGCAAATCCTTTTCCATAACATCCTTACACTGAGATTTTTTtcacctcttctccctttctgcAAGTTTGCATTTCTCTTACAGGCAACTATGGAGGTCCCAAATCCCTTTTAACATGGCATCTAACCAGTAAATGCTACAAATTATTAATGTATTATTAATGCATTATTATATGCTGTGCTCACAGACTATAGGTAATCGTGAAAAATTTCTCGTTTGAAATTTCATTTCagcttttctttacattttctttACATTCCCTTCTAATTAATTGAATTATTCTAAGAGTTTAATTGGATATTTTTTCCCTTTACTTACAATACTTAAAAAACAAGTTCAGCGTGTTATTTGAATCTGGGATTGACAAATCTGATGAACTGTGAAGTGGGAGAAAATGATCCATCTATCTGCTCCCCAGTGTCATTCCCTGACAGATGTGATATAAAGAGGGTTTTTACTTATCTTCTGTGAAACTCAGAACTTTTCTGATCACAGAAAGTTCAAGCAGTTAATTGCATTTCTAGAGAATCTGAAATTCTTTTTATCCCTTCCAGCTCTGCTCATGCACACTGCAGGAGCCCATAAGGGTCTAACAGTAGCTGGCTGTAACAGTAACACTATTATAaataataaggcacttcagggcACAGAAACATGAACCTGTTCTTTTCAACTTCTGTTCACATCAACAGTTTGAGGAGACATTTTTCATCAAATTCTACTCATTGGTGTCATCCTTCTCTCCTGGAAATCTCACTATGTTAGAGATCTCGCTTCACAGTCCAATGATAGCAAATTCCCAGGAAACATCAGTATTCTAGTATTATGTCAACTACTTAAAGCTATCAACATCTTGACAGAAATCATAAAATAGTAAAGACAATTTTAAAagttaaggaaaaaaatgtagTATGAATAAGCCTACATCCCCTGTGCAAAGATTTGCACTTCCCTACAAACATTTTAACAATTCACAGATGGAAAAAgatatggggaaaaaataaaaattaaaaaatcgcTGGTTTTTCAATTGAATTTTAAAAGCACATAACATTTAAAATGTGGAAAACAGCTCCTCCAACCTCATTTCCATAATCATATACACCAGGCAGCACTGTATTATTCCTTAAAATGGTAatttaattctttaaaaattCTTCACTGGCCTAATGATTCTGCCTACAATTCTTCTACATATTATATAGGCATCAATCTTACTTAAGATTATTTATTAAAATGGTTTTCGCAACTATAGAGAAAGactgatttttaatgaaaattggTAGAGCAACTAAGTTATCAGCTCTCTGCTAAGCCTACATTTGTACACTGAGTCAAAGATTAGATTTACCTCTTTTACAGCTGCAGCTTCTTTGTCTTTTATAAATACTACTGGGGGTACATTTCCTACAATCTGCTGACTCTTCAGAAGATACCTGGCAAAAACACAGCATTCACCAGCATGAGTATCAGTATATCATCTGCAGGACAAGTAAAAGGTGTTAAATTAAATCCAGCAGTACTGCACATTTAAAGATATGGCTTGCAAAACTTTCAGTCTGATGAGGAGCTATCCAGGTTGATGCTAAGCAACACATCACTGTAGAACCCCAACTTTGAATGCATGGCATACGAAAACTACTGGCTGAAGGTCCAGCTGAGTATTCATGATATTAGGTTTGTCCATATCTGTGTACATAGTCTGGCACAGGTCTTTCCCCACTTCATTTGGTATCCTTATCCCCTCTGTAGGGATAAGAGCAGTGGGGGATACAGCCCTCAGAGCAGGGCAAAACAACTTATCCTACATGCTAGCTGTAGGAAGGATTGACAGGGGTCCCCTTCTCTTCTTCCCAGGAGCAACTTTCCTTCTTAAAGAGTGGAAGCTGTGGAGTAGAAGAGAGCAttgtgctggagcaggaattaCATAGCTTATGGAAACAGGGAGAAAGGAAATGGTTTTACAAGTATGCTTCTATGCCACCTGCCACATGGGTGAAGTCCTGAACTTCCCACAGACTGCCTGGATAGCAGAGGGAAAGCCAAGGAAAGGGAGGAAGAGACAAAAATCTCAATGATACCATGAAAAATCACTGGACTCTGTGTTGGAAAAATGAGGGAAAGCATCACAATACATTCtcaatttgtggggttttttggtatcAGTATTGTGAAGAACTACTGTAATAACAGTCATCCTCTTCTGGAGGCCTAAATCATCCCCAGCAATCAGAACTGCCCAGTGAATCTGCAAGAAGATCCTTGCAGCTGTCAGTCCCCTGTACAGCATCCCATCCTGGGCTCCTGTCCTGCACAGCCTGGCCAGCCACTGTTGCAGTAGTATTGATCAAGTCACAATAAGCAGCGCAGCTCACTCCAGGGAGCAGCCTCTGGGGTGACTGACAAAAGCTCACAGCTAAAGGGAACTCTCCTAGGATGCAGGCATCTCACTGGTTCAGAGTCTGGGGGCACAGACAGACCATTGAGCTGTCTCCACCCAGGAGTTTGGAATGGGATAAAAGGGGGCCAGACACAATAAACAAGGCTGTTGTCTGATGACCAGAAGGGAGTTCTGTCATGTGTTACATCGTGGATTCACTGTAATAAGCCACCACCACCAGGACACTGGAGTGAGACCTGTGCCACACTCCTCTTGCTTTCTGCTTGACATACTCCTGCCCTGGGAAAGCACAGAAGCCAAAAAAGCCAGCTGTGCTCCAGCAAAAGATCACACAGCTGGTCTGACACAGCCACCCTTCCCTGTGAGGCTCATCACAGAGATGATGAGATGCTCTACTCCAAGTATCTAAAAACCTAAGGCATCCCAATAGGTCAGGTGTAGACTGTCAGAAGTCCTGAAGAAATGGCTCTGGATGAGGAAGGGGCCTGTCTATCTCCCAGCAGTACCGAATACGTGGAGCACTCTTTCGCAGCACACTTTCAacgtaactgtccttctccacagTGGAAGCAGGGTTCCAGTACACACGGCACGCTGAAAAGTTGGATGACAGGGACACCTAGAGAAGAGGCAAATCTCTCTTTAAGATGATATATGTACACACAAACCTCATATACAATGAAGTCTGTGATGGATTGCAGAGGGCCTAATAGAAAATGTCTTTTGATAACAGAAGTGATGATATCAGACCAGAATCAGGTTATGAGTAAATCAGGACTGATCTATGCCCAGTCATGTCCCAGTGCAGCACAAACACTGTGCAGCTATAAAATCTGTATTGTATTGCGAAGAAGgctgtttctttccatctctcaCGTTGTAAGTCGTTAAATTTACAGCAGTGCCTCCTGAAAGAACTGTCTTGCCCACAACCAGCCAGCATTTTCACATGCAGACATTTGATCTGAGACAAGCTCTAGTGATACAGAAATACTCTGTGAAGGATGCTGCACATATACAGCCGAAAGACTCATCTTGTCCATGTAGTTTTGAATGCTTGTCTGACAATAGAATGAATTCAGCTGGAAAAAACATCTATTTTAGTAATGAATGACAACCCATCTGTCATAGATGCAGCTATGAGGTATCATTTTCCATGCTTCTAATATCAAAGTTAAGTCCACCAAGCTTTTAAGTCAGACACTGGCATAATTTAATCTTTATAGAACAGCAAATGTAGATGATAAAAACTGCAGACAACAAAAAAGAATGCAGAGACTGACTTAGTTCCTGTATCAGAACTCTAACTTCCCTTTCAAATCCACAAATTATGATATCACTAGATAAAATTACATACAAATCTCAATTCTTTCTCAGATCTGGCTTGACAATGACATTTTCTTAGGCTTGGCCTTTTTTTTGAACTAATCTCATGCATCACTTAGGTCTTCTGCCAATAACATTGCTGGGGAGTGACACAAGCAGGTGACAACTCTCACACAGCTACAAGAAGAACAGATTCTTGGAAAGATACACTTATGTTCGTAAAACCATGTTCCTCCTTCTGAAAGGGCAATACAAAGAGTTTATGTCTGAGTAATAGGGAAAAAAGTCATATCATGAGAATCATCATTGAATTGGCCTGAGTTGCATTTGCATTAGAGTGGCAAAGGTCTCCTAAGTCAGGGACTACAGAGGCAAAGCTCTGCTCATGTGTACTCCTGTGCCAGATTGCTGCACTCTGCCACATCAGAAGAAATATTGTAAAACTCCTCTTGGCACACATCACAACACCCAGGGGAGCTCCTTTGGCACGTCCATGCCAACCTCACAACGTAATCAGAGTGGCTCAGCACAAGCTGTAGCCTTGGCACTTGCCTTGCAGATTTCCAGCTTGAGATCATAAAATTCTTGACTGACTTCACAGGTAGTGGCCATCTCTAACACAGCTTTATGAATAAGCCCATTCAAGACTCTGCAGCGCACATTGTCTTCTTTCCTTGTTTTTGTAAggtcatttttctttaaaaagtccAACTTGGTTGGTTTATACAActataaaaagaaacaaacaacacattaaaCAGTAGTTACACACTTTATTAGGCAACAATATACAGTTTCATGCACTTTACGAAGTATGCTCTTATTTCATTATTGAAGCTGTGAAGGCTTTATATAAGTCCTACATATCAAGTGTTTCAATATAGAATACTTCTGTTCACAAAATCTCTGACATTTGTGTACTACAGTCAAAGTTTCTAAAGTTCTTTGTGTATTTTGTAGCAAGTTATGAAGCTCCATAGATCTGTTTTCTCAAATACAGCATGCATGACTGAAATACAGCAAGCAAAACTGAAAAGTTTTGCTTGTTTGAAAAGCAAACATTAAAAAATTTTTCATTAAACTAACTTCTATG
The sequence above is drawn from the Melospiza melodia melodia isolate bMelMel2 chromosome 1, bMelMel2.pri, whole genome shotgun sequence genome and encodes:
- the RBFA gene encoding putative ribosome-binding factor A, mitochondrial; protein product: MWGARVAVVPLCGRALRSSVALGGSRNLLRKMLRKNKKKYWYDSPTLGSQTLYKPTKLDFLKKNDLTKTRKEDNVRCRVLNGLIHKAVLEMATTCEVSQEFYDLKLEICKVSLSSNFSACRVYWNPASTVEKDSYVESVLRKSAPRIRYLLKSQQIVGNVPPVVFIKDKEAAAVKEVEDLLAIADFGPPEEEESSQNDLSKLFPSTTQSSDSSVRPNLFGVDHELLNKQIMDYKKMKVSGHTQSFVWTEKQQQQLSKIQKKMKKKKARNPPDDDDIMPQKHLLDRYEADYWDDNTESASDYELQDELREEVNELDVDDDKTLSQPTGKRK